From Humidesulfovibrio mexicanus:
ACAATGTGCCCCTTGCGGAACAAGGCACGCTTGCACTGGCCGGGTACTATCTGGGTGATGTCGTGGCAAAGGACTGCGCCAACGGAGTCGGAGACGGGGAGTTCGAGCATTCGCGTGGCCCAACCCATGCGTTTCCCCTTTGCCGCGCCAGGGGGTGCGCGGCCTGTCATGCGAACGTTTGAGGAATGTTCCTACTCGCAAGCAAGAGCTTCTACTGGCACGAATTGTGTCAAGAAAGACATAGCATGTCAAACTCCTGCCGCAACTTTTTAGGAACTTTTCTCTTTTTTTGTTTCTTCTCTCCTGCTTGGGAGTTGGAGTGGATTAAGATTGCGTAGGCAAGAAAAAACGCGACCGCGCCCCGGCAAATGGATGCGGGGCGCGGTCGGCGAAGCGTGGATGCAAACGGGCTGGGAGCGAGGCGGGACACGCCCGCGCGCTCCGCTCCGGACCCGGTCAGTGACCCTAGAAGTTGCTCCAGGGGTGCAGGGCCATGGGCACAAAGCCCTCCTTGCGCGCGTGGAGCTCCAGCGGCAGCATGGTCAGCGCGGCCACGTCCGGGTCCGGCACGTCCACCAGCTCCCCGCCATCAAGGCAGAGAACGAAACTTTTGCAGCGCTTGCAGGCGTCCACGCGCTCAAAGGGGCGCTCCGGGGCGCTCAGCACCACGAGCTCGTCCGGCTCCTCGCAGCCGCAGGCCGGGCAGGACACACGCTTATGCGTCCACTCCGTGGCGCAGCAGGAACAACGCAAGAAGCGCCGCCCGCCGTGGGACTTGATGAACGTGTCGTCGTCGCCGCTTTTGCGCAGCACGCTCATGTTGGGCGCGCCGCCGCACACCGGGCAATGGGCCTGATTCCAGGGCAGGTCCTTCACCAGGGGCAGCAGGCTCACGGCCTGGCGCTCGATGAACGGCCGGACAAGCTCCGCCGCGGCGAAGGCAAGGGCCTCGGCGCTGACGCCGGGAACCTGGACCTTGCCGCCGAACGCCGCATCCGCCACTTTCCGCGCGGGCACGGCACCTGAGGCCAGGGCCTCGCCCAGGGCCGAAAACTCGCGCGCCATGGCCGGGAAGCTGGCCGACATCACCGGCAACAGCGTTTGCGCAGCCGCGGGCAGGCGCGAACTCATGTCCTGAAAGCCCCGGTCCGCAAGAATGAACACCCCCTGACTGAAACGCTCCGGGTCCACGAGGGGCTTGCGGCCGCGCCAGCCCGAGGCCTTGGCCCGCAGCTCCGCCCGGCAGGCGAAAAGCGGCCCAAAGGCGTCGAGAAGGGAGGCCATGGCCGGAATATCCGCCTTGGCGCGGGCAAGCGCCAGATTGATTCCGCGCGGGGTTGGCGTGGCGTTGGTGGGGGCGGTCTGCATATGCTGCTCCTTGGGCGTTTGGAAGGCTGGATATGGTGGGCGGGGCCGCCCGGCTCTGGAGTACCAGACGGCCCCGCTTCTCGTTCGGGACGGGCTCGCTCCCGTTATCCCTGCACCTGCTTGGCCGCGCGGCGCAGCGGCTCGAACATGCCGGCAAAGAACTCCTGCCTGGTCATGCCCGGAGCGCCTGCCGCGTCGGCAACGGCGAACTTGTGATACTTGGCCGGTTCGTCGGCGATCAGGTAGATCACGCTGACGGAGTCCATGTCGCACAGTTGCGCCTTGGGGAACTCCTTCTGCACCACGGCCAGACGCTTGGCCGCAATGGCCAGGATGTCCGCACGTTCGCCGAAGTGCATGGCGCCCATCGCACAGCTCTTGACGCAGATGGGCAGCAGGTTCTTCTTGATGCGGTCAATGCACATGTCGCATTTGACTATGCGCTTGGTCTTGGGGTTCAGGCGCGGGATGTCGTAGGGGCAGGAACCTCGGATGGTCTCGAAGTCCTCCTTGGCCGTCTTCTCGGTGTAGATGACCGCGCCGGTGTCCTTGTCGATGATGATCGAATCCTCCAGCGAAGCGCCGCTTTTGCACGGGGCATCCAGGCAGTGGCGGCAGGCGTCCGGGAAGAAGTTCCACCGCACGGTGCCGTCGGGCTCCATGTGCTCCGCGAAGCGCACCAGCTTCACGTTGAAGGGGCCGAGGTCCGGCGGGTTCTGGTGGGTGCCCCGCTGCTTCGTCGGCACGGCGGGGAAGTCCTTCCACTCCTTGCAGGCCACCTGGCAGCCACGGCAGGCCGTGCACTTGGTGGTGTCTATGAGTATCGCCTTGGGCATGATTTCGCTCCTTGCGTACTAGAGCCGCGGCTAGAGTTCGGTCACCTTGGTGGCCTTCTTCACGTTGACCAGACAGGCCTTGTACTCCGGAATGGTGGTGTTGGGATCGCCAACCGAAGTGGTGAGCCTGTTGGCCGAATCGCCGCACTTGGGCTTTGTCCAGCCGAAGGCGAAGGGCATACCCACCAGATGCACGGTCTTGCCCATGACCTGGAACGGCTTGATCCGCACGGTGACCATGGCCACGGCCTCCACGCGGCCGCGCAGGCTCTCCACGATGACCACGTCGCCGTTCTTGATGCCCTTTTCCTCGGCCAGTTGCGGGCTCATCTCCACGTACTGCTGGGGCTCCGCCTCAAGCAGGCCGTTGCCGTTCCTGGTCTCCGATCCGGAGCACCAGTGCTCGGTCAGGCTGTAGGTGGTGAGCACGATGGGGAAGCGCGGGTCGGCGTGCTTGCACAGCACGTCGTACTCGCTGGCGGAAACCGACTTCATGCAGGGGTTGCACATCTGCGAGGAGAACGGGTTCGTGGCCAGCGGGCTTTCGGCCGGTTCGTAGTGCTCGGGGAAGGGTCCGTCCTCGCGGCCGGGGCCGTACAGCTGGCCGTGGCCCTCGGTGTGCATGATGAACGGATAGGGGCCGCCCTCGGCCATGGGCTTTGCCGGACCGTCGGGCACGTCGCCCACCCACTTGCCGTTCTCCCAGGCGATGACCGCCTTGTCCGGATTGTACGGCTTGCCGGCCAGGTCCACGCTGGCGCGGTTGTACAGCACGCGGCGGTTCATGGGCCAGGCCCAGGCGAACTTGGGATACAGGTGGATCTTGGCCTGCATGGGCGTCTGGGTCAAATCGCGGCGCTTGGCCAGGTTGCCCTCGGCCTCGGTATAGCCGCCGCAATACACCCAGCACAGGCTCGACGTGCTGCCGTCGTCCTTGAGGTTGGCGAAGCCCGGCACCAGCTGGCCCTTCTTGTAGGTCTTGTCGCCGATGACGGCATCCTGGGTGAAGTAGCCGTTGATGCGGCGGGTCATCTCCTCGGCATTGAACTTCTCAAGCATCTGATGCTTGAGGATCTGCTCCGGCAGGGCTCCGCCTTCCTTCGCGTACAGGGCGCGCACGCGGTTGCGGATCTCGATGACCATGTCGCCCATGCTGCGGCTCTTGCCGCGGGGCTCCACGGCCTTGTAATGCCACATGTGCCAGCGGCCGGAGTTGGACACCGTGCCTTCCTTTTCCGCGCGGTAGGCGGAAGGCAGCAGGAAGACCTCGGTCTTGCACTTCTTGGGATCCGCGCCGGGGCGACGGAAGTTGTCCGTGGTCTCGTT
This genomic window contains:
- a CDS encoding formate dehydrogenase accessory protein FdhE is translated as MQTAPTNATPTPRGINLALARAKADIPAMASLLDAFGPLFACRAELRAKASGWRGRKPLVDPERFSQGVFILADRGFQDMSSRLPAAAQTLLPVMSASFPAMAREFSALGEALASGAVPARKVADAAFGGKVQVPGVSAEALAFAAAELVRPFIERQAVSLLPLVKDLPWNQAHCPVCGGAPNMSVLRKSGDDDTFIKSHGGRRFLRCSCCATEWTHKRVSCPACGCEEPDELVVLSAPERPFERVDACKRCKSFVLCLDGGELVDVPDPDVAALTMLPLELHARKEGFVPMALHPWSNF
- a CDS encoding 4Fe-4S dicluster domain-containing protein — encoded protein: MPKAILIDTTKCTACRGCQVACKEWKDFPAVPTKQRGTHQNPPDLGPFNVKLVRFAEHMEPDGTVRWNFFPDACRHCLDAPCKSGASLEDSIIIDKDTGAVIYTEKTAKEDFETIRGSCPYDIPRLNPKTKRIVKCDMCIDRIKKNLLPICVKSCAMGAMHFGERADILAIAAKRLAVVQKEFPKAQLCDMDSVSVIYLIADEPAKYHKFAVADAAGAPGMTRQEFFAGMFEPLRRAAKQVQG